From Aspergillus fumigatus Af293 chromosome 3, whole genome shotgun sequence, a single genomic window includes:
- a CDS encoding ABC transporter ATP-binding protein yields MAATSEASTEVKASAKPSIWRRATSFGRLLFYAVPSSTDLIILLVGFLAAVASGVPFPIMSIVFGQLVNGLNSATCDVDPSTAASYQAGINSKILLIVYVGIAYFALIYIHTLCWNIFSERLAQRIRERYFSAILRQDTTFFDNRPAGEVSARITDEIAVVQQGTNEKVGIVISSVSFFVAAYVVAFIKDPKLAGMLVSLTPAYLTMALGGGYLVQKYVGRSIEAMAMASSAALEAISNPLVVHAFSANARLEQRFVEVLAPALSAGVWKSVAVALQAGLLYFIAFSANGLAFWQGSRQIASAVESNITGITIGDTFTVILILIDASLVLSQAAPFLRSFDAASVAFAKLEADMNRPAVIDGTVEGTGGLLSDVAGEVELRNVDFAFPSRPDKPVLQGLSFVCPAGRQTAIVGLSGSGKSTVAGLIARFYDPVEGTVLLDGRDLRELNVRSVRSHISLVQQEPYLLNRSILENIALGLINSPKHEHLRPALMSDVLAKVAAAVRDGQSLTAASQEHGDLVREIVELTLNAAALADATGFIERLPEGFGASVGAQGHLISGGQKQRISLARALVKDPRILILDEATASLDSASELRIQQALGKLAAGRTMIIIAHRLSTVKTADNIIVLRQGKLVEQGTHRDLMDARGAYAELVRLQNLNINGSEEGNSTAAASSNCSTEEISEKAGALETSTVADVPHADTREPADEVVEGERTFSATAQSMGALLRPYSFVLVIATVGAIVIGGTYCGSALIFGNVVSKLSYCEEPGSIRHAGELFGLLFFILAIIEFTANFSSWSLFGWVAEQVVYKVRVLSLRSILEQDLAWHESQGRNPSLLLGLITKDSTALGGLTGSVICTLLSILVSLVATITMTHIIAWKIAIVCLSVVPLLLGAGYMRVTTLARFEEEHLEAFANSNAITVEAVNSIKTVMSLSLEHEILGTYRRSLQEPMRQITKHSAWANLWLAVGYGLSNFLYALAYWWGSTRIMAGEYTPTQFFIVQLALLVSSQLWGQAFALAPDVSRAFSATRRLLNMLDMGSTKKLSAPLTPVWDVEEATATGEKAPPAAGGVSVAFKQVFFSYPARRESPVLHGLDLSIQRGQFAALVGPSGAGKSTIVSLVERLYAPTAGTVAIDGHDIAYGDTSFRSAIAYVPQQSVLFNGTIRFNLTLGARPGQTVSQEELEEACKAANIHDTIMQLPDGYDTLCGPNGDRLSGGQKQRLAIARALIRKPRLLLLDESTSALDAESERLLQDGLEKAAKHMTIIAIAHRLYTIRKADVIFLIENGRCVDQGTHAQLMERSESYRVNVLNQAVDS; encoded by the exons ATGGCTGCCACTTCGGAAGCCTCTACGGAGGTAAAAGCATCAGCGAAGCCAAGT ATCTGGCGCCGCGCCACGTCGTTCGGCCGTCTGCTGTTCTATGCTGTCCCCTCGTCCACCGATTTGATTATCCTGCTCGTTGGCTTCCTGGCCGCGGTTGCATCCGGCGTCCCGTTCCCGATCATGTCAATTGTCTTTGGGCAACTGGTCAACGGACTGAACTCGGCTACCTGCGATGTTGACCCCTCCACCGCCGCATCCTACCAGGCTGGGATCAACTCCAAGATACTGCTGATTGTTTACGTTGGAATCGCCTATTTTGCACTCATCTATATCCACACCCTTTGCTGGAACATTTTCAGCGAGAGGTTGGCTCAGCGCATACGCGAGAGGTATTTCAGCGCCATTCTGCGACAGGATACAACGTTCTTCGACAACCGGCCTGCTGGGGAGGTGTCGGCACGCATCACAGACGAAATAGCGGTCGTGCAGCAGGGGACGAACGAAAAGGTCGGCATTGTGATCAGCAGTGTGTCTTTCTTCGTTGCCGCGTACGTTGTCGCCTTCATCAAGGATCCCAAACTGGCTGGCATGCTCGTATCCCTCACGCCCGCATACCTCACCATGGCACTAGGTGGTGGATACTTGGTGCAGAAGTACGTGGGCCGCTCGATAGaggccatggccatggcatcGTCCGCCGCGTTGGAAGCGATCTCCAACCCACTGGTTGTGCATGCCTTCTCTGCTAATGCACGCTTGGAGCAGAGGTTTGTCGAAGTCCTGGCGCCGGCTCTGTCCGCCGGCGTATGGAAATCGGTGGCGGTGGCATTGCAGGCGGGGCTTTTGTACTTCATTGCCTTCTCGGCAAACGGGCTTGCTTTCTGGCAGGGGTCGCGACAGATCGCCAGTGCGGTAGAATCGAATATCACTGGTATTACGATTGGAGACACATTCACTGTCATTCTGATTCTCATAGACG CGTCCTTGGTGCTCAGCCAGGCTGCTCCATTCTTGCGAAGCTTTGATGCCGCATCCGTCGCTTTTGCCAAGTTGGAGGCGGATATGAACCGGCCGGCGGTGATTGACGGCACCGTCGAAGGCACAGGTGGGTTGCTTTCAGACGTTGCCGGAGAGGTGGAGCTGCGCAATGTTGACTTTGCCTTCCCATCCCGTCCCGATAAGCCCGTGTTGCAAGGCCTGTCTTTCGTCTGCCCAGCTGGTCGGCAGACTGCCATCGTTGGTCTTTCCGGTAGTGGTAAATCCACAGTTGCCGGACTGATCGCCCGATTCTATGATCCGGTCGAGGGCACTGTGCTTTTGGATGGCCGTGACCTCCGAGAGCTCAACGTCAGGTCAGTGCGAAGCCACATCAGTCTCGTGCAACAGGAGCCCTATCTGCTCAACCGATCAATCCTGGAAAACATTGCCCTTGGGCTGATCAACTCACCCAAGCACGAGCATCTGCGGCCGGCACTGATGAGCGACGTCCTTGCCAAAGTTGCCGCTGCAGTCCGCGATGGCCAATCCTTGACGGCAGCCTCCCAGGAGCATGGTGACCTCGTCCGGGAGATCGTGGAACTGACGCTGAATGCTGCGGCATTGGCTGATGCGACCGGTTTTATTGAACGTTTGCCGGAAGGGTTCGGGGCTTCTGTCGGTGCCCAGGGCCATCTCATTAGTGGCGGGCAAAAGCAGCGTATCTCCCTGGCCCGGGCCTTGGTCAAGGATCCACGGattctcatcctcgatgaAGCGACTGCCTCCCTCGATTCGGCCTCGGAATTGCGGATTCAACAGGCCCTGGGCAAACTGGCCGCCGGACGAACCATGATCATAATTGCTCATCGGCTGTCGACGGTCAAGACTGCGGACAATATCATTGTTCTACGACAGGGCAAGCTGGTGGAGCAAGGAACACACCGGGACCTTATGGATGCTCGTGGCGCGTATGCCGAGCTCGTTCGTCTGCAGAATCTCAACATCAACGGTAGCGAGGAGGGTAATAGTACCGCCGCGGCGAGCTCCAACTGTTCCACGGAAGAGATCTCCGAGAAGGCCGGGGCCCTTGAGACATCGACCGTCGCTGATGTCCCCCATGCTGATACTCGGGAACCAGCAGATGAAGTGGTGGAAGGGGAGCGGACGTTCTCCGCGACTGCACAGTCGATGGGTGCCCTGTTGCGGCCGTACTCCTTCGTGCTGGTCATCGCCACTGTTGGAGCAATCGTTATTGGCGGCACATACTGTGGATCGGCTCTGATCTTCGGGAACGTTGTCAGCAAGCTCAGTTACTGCGAAGAACCTGGCTCCATCCGTCATGCGGGTGAATTGTTTGGGCTGCTGTTtttcatcctcgccatcatTGAGTTCACTGCCAATTTTTCCAGCTGGTCACTCTTTGGCTGGGTTGCCGAGCAGGTTGTGTACAAGGTGCGCGTCCTCAGTCTGCGGTCCATTCTCGAACAGGATCTGGCATGGCATGAATCTCAAGGCCGGAACCCATCTCTGCTCCTTGGGCTGATTACCAAGGACAGCACCGCCCTCGGAGGCCTGACGGGGTCTGTGATCTGCACGCTCCTGTCCATCTTGGTCAGCCTTGTGGCGACTATCACCATGACGCACATTATTGCCTGGAAGATTGCGATAGTATGTCTCTCCGTTGTCCCCCTGCTCCTGGGTGCTGGTTACATGCGTGTCACCACGTTAGCCCGCTTTGAAGAGGAACATCTGGAAGCGTTCGCAAACTCCAACGCCATCACCGTCGAGGCCGTCAATTCCATCAAGACGGTGATGTCGCTTTCACTGGAGCACGAGATTCTCGGTACATACCGTCGCTCACTCCAGGAACCGATGCGCCAAATCACAAAGCACAGTGCCTGGGCCAATCTGTGGCTGGCGGTTGGGTACGGTCTGAGTAACTTCCTCTATGCGCTGGCCTACTGGTGGGGATCAACGCGCATTATGGCAGGCGAATACACTCCGACCCAGTTCTTCATCGTGCAGCTCGCTCTCCTTGTTAGCTCCCAGCTGTGGGGGCAGGCGTTCGCCCTCGCGCCCGACGTGTCGCGCGCATTCAGTGCCACCCGACGTCTACTGAACATGCTCGACATGGGATCGACGAAGAAGCTCTCGGCGCCTCTGACGCCGGTCTGGGATGTCGAAGAAGCGACGGCAACTGGTGAGAAGGCCCCACCGGCGGCTGGGGGTGTTAGCGTCGCGTTCAAGcaggtcttcttctcctATCCGGCACGGCGAGAGTCGCCAGTCCTGCACGGCCTGGACCTGAGCATTCAACGCGGGCAGTTCGCCGCGCTTGTGGGGCCAAGCGGCGCTGGCAAGTCCACGATTGTCTCGCTCGTGGAGCGCCTGTACGCTCCCACGGCGGGGACCGTTGCGATAGACGGGCATGACATCGCATACGGCGATACCTCGTTCCGCTCTGCTATTGCCTATGTTCCGCAGCAAAGCGTCCTGTTCAATGGCACCATCCGATTCAACCTGACCCTCGGTGCGAGACCCGGGCAAACAGTCTCCCAGGAGGAACTCGAGGAAGCGTGCAAAGCGGCCAACATCCACGACACGATCATGCAGCTACCTGACGGGTACGACACACTCTGCGGGCCCAATGGTGACCGGCTGTCAGGCGGGCAGAAGCAGCGGTTAGCGATTGCGCGGGCGCTGATCCGTAAGCCTaggctgctgcttctggacGAGTCGACGAGTGCGCTGGATGCGGAATCCGAGCGCTTGCTTCAGGATGGCCTTGAGAAGGCTGCGAAACATATGAccatcatcgccattgcGCATCGGCTGTACACTATCCGCAAGGCCGACGTGATCTTCCTGATTGAGAATGGGAGGTGCGTTGATCAAGGCACGCACGCGCAGCTGATGGAGCGTAGCGAGAGCTACCGTGTCAACGTCCTAAACCAAGCAGTTGACTCGTGA